In Ureibacillus thermophilus, the genomic stretch CCAAACGGTTCCTTCAAATACAGCGCTGGATGATTGCACAACTGCTTCAACTTGCTCAGCATCTGCAAAATCTTTCCTTTCCGCTCAAAAGGAGAGAGTTTCTCCAAATCCGCCAAACTGTCTTGGATGAATCCTTCATACAGCGCGGCTTGTTCCTCCGTCAACGGGCAAAACTCTTTCGTCTCCTGCTTATCCGGCAAATTCAGCATTAAATCCGGATCATTTTTCGTTCGTCGCAGCAAAAACGGCCGGATTTTCGCCCGCAAAATCTCCTTATGCCGCTCCGAATCATCCCGTTCAATCGGTACAATAAACTCCTCTTGAAACTTCTTGAAACTTCCTAAATATCCCCGGTGGATGAAATCAAAAATCGCCCACAGCTCGGCCAATCGGTTTTCAATCGGCGTGCCTGTCAATGCAATATGATGGTCCCCTTGCAATCGGCGGATGGCCTTTGACTGCTGGGTGTGCATATTTTTAATATTTTGGGCTTCATCCAGCGTCACCACCGCCCAATCCACATCCTCTAAAAATTCCACATCCTGCGAAATCGTGCCATAAGTCGACAGCACCACTTGCGGCGCTTCCGCTTCTACGAACTGATGAAACGCTTCTCCCTTCAAACGCCCGGAAGCATAGTGGGTATGCACTTTCAAAGATGGGGCAAAGCGTTCAAGCTCCTTCTGCCAGTTCCCCAAAACGGAAGTCGGACAAACGATGAGCGACGGTTTCTTCTCTTGCCAAAACTCATACACATACAGCAAATAACTGATGAGCTGCACCGTTTTCCCAAGCCCCATATCATCGGCTAAAATCGCGCCAAAGCCTTGGGAGCGCATAAACACAAGCCACTCATAGCCTTGCTGCTGATAAGGACGCAATGTCGCTTTCAAAGATTCCGGCACTTTCACAGGAGGAAGCCCTTGCTTTTCTTGCAACTGATTTACATACGCCTGCAAAGAACGCTGCATTTCAAAGACAAAGAGCGGGTCGTCCCGTTCAGAATCCTCTTCATCCAACTCTGGTTCTAACAACTCTTCTGGAATCTCTCGGAACACGAATTCCTTTACCGTCCAATTTTCTTTTTCCGCCTTATCCATCAACGCCCGCACTTTCGCCATCCAATCGTTGTCCAAACGGAACCATTCATTACCAATCCGCACAAATTCCCGCTTCTCTTCGACGATTTTACGAAACTCTTCGGGGCTGATGGTTTCTCCCCCAATGGACAGCTCCCAGCGGAAAGATAAAATATCATCCAATCCTGCCATGGATTTGGTCGAACTGCTTTGCGCACTGACGCGGACCCGCATTTTTGATTTTTGCAATTCCTTAAGCCATGCAGGGAGAATCACTTCAAACCCTAAAGCCGTCAACTTGGCAAAGCCATCCCGCAGAAGCGTTCGTACCTCCGCATCGCTCAACGGCAAATGCAAAAACGCCTCTCCATCGACATAAAGCCCCAACAATTGCACCATTTGCTTTTGGATTTGGGCAATTTCCTCTGCATATTCCTTCCATTTTTCAGGAAGCGCCTCCTGAATAGGAAGGTTCCGCTTTCTTACGGCAGGCGTCCAATGTTTTGCAGAGGAAGGGGATAAAATCACGGTTTCCAAAAGCCATTCATCGTCAGACTCTTCCGGTTCATTCAAACGGAGGGCAACTTTCAGCCGGCCAATGGAACGCTCGTTTTGAAGGGGCCAGCCTCCTTCTTTAAAAAATGGAATCAGAGAAGATACATCGGAAATTTGCAAACCATGCTTCTTCAATTTTTGTTCAAGGGCCTTTTCCAAAAGCTCCTGCTGAAAATCGTCCTCCACCTGCACAGCTAATGTTTCATCTTCAATTTCCACTGCATCCCATAAGGAAGGGCTGTTCCACAAAGTTTGACCAGCTTTCAAACTCTCAAGAAGCTTCTGGTCTTCATCAGTCGCTCCTTCAAATTCAGCAAAAGGGTGTTTTCGCTTTGGCGATAACACTTCCAATAATTCCGCCGCAGTAACGATGAGTCCATCTCCATCTACGACTGCATGCAAGCCGAAAAAGTTGGGCTCATATTGGAAAAAGAAAATGGAAGCAAAGGTTTCAGCGGGAACCACTCTTCCATTGTTAAATGCCCGAACCGAATATAGCCCTTGCTGCAGCGGCTCAAAGACTAATTGATAAACTTGTGCAAAAGGATTCACGTGCAAATCTTTCATTGAACTAATGTTCCTTTCTTTGTTTCGAAAATTCCTTCCACCCAATAGCGCCATAAAACTTAATGGAACTATTCATTTGGAAAATACCTTCCACCCAATAGCGCCATAAAACTTAATGGAACTATTCATTTGGAAAATTCCTTCCACCCAATAGCGCCATAAAACTTAATGGAACTATTCATTTCGAAAATTCCTTCCATCCAATAGCGCCATAAAACTTAATGGAACTATTCATTTGGAAAATTCCTTCCACCCAATAGCACCATAAAACTTAATGGAACTATTCATTTGGAAAATACCTTCCACCCAATAGTGCTGTAAAACTTAATGGAACTATTCATTTGGAAAATACCTTCCACCCAATAGCGCCATAAAACTTAATGGAACTATTCATTTCGAAAATACCTTCCACCCAATAGCGCCATAAAACTTAATGGAACTATTCATTTGGAAAATACCTTCCACCCAATAGCGCCGCAAAATCTGATGGAACTATCCATTTTCAGCCAAAACAACGCCTACAAAATTTGGCAGCTATCTCTTTAGAATTTCTCCCTCAAAAATCAAATCAGCACTTATCAAATTTACGGCAGCAATTTTCCTTTCTCTATTTCTTCCTGCAAAGCGCGCAGCCGTTTAAATTGATCCCGAACTGCCGCAATATACGATTCCCAAAAACTCATTTTGCCCGCTTTTTTCGCAGCCGCTTTCATCTTTTTCCAAATGCGCACCGCCTGCTTATAGTTGTAGCGGGATTTACTTTTCACTTTCTCCATTGCATAAAAATGATAAAGGGGCAGGACGAGGTCAGGAGCTTCTTCCGCCACTTGCTTTAACCCGTTATATTCTAAATGTTCAATGGAAGTAGGGTACATTTGATGAAGCGCCACCCATTCCTCATAGCGCCCATGCTCCAATAAATAATCCGAATATTGATGAATTCCATCTTTTCCAAAAGCCGAATACAACAAAAGCTCTTCCTCTTCGGACAAAGCGGTTTGTTCATAGAATGAATGAATTAATGAAACTGCATTAGCGCGGTAAAAATGATTCACCTTTTGGATGAATTCCTTTAAATAGGGAAGAATCGCCCGCAATATCATCTCTGCTGCTTGCTCATTTTGCTTTCGGAAGGCAAACTTCACAAGGCCCAAATAAAGATACAAATGCTCAGGGCGAATCTGCTGGAGGTTTTCTTCCAAAGCAGCATCATTCTTCAAAATAATATAGAACAAATTCAAAATTTCCGGATATTTTAACTCCTGTTCCTGCAAATACACCAGTTCTTCCAAGGCCCGTTTTTTCTCCGTCAACACTTCATCCCAAAAGAGCAAATATACGTTCAATTTTTGATTGATAAACCCGTCTTGAGCAAACAGCAATTCCCGAAGCAGATGCTGCATTTTGTCCAAAAACGGATCCATTGCAAAAAGGCGGGATATGCCAAGAATGCTCTGGGTAATCTGTTGCATGGATTGAAAACGTTTATGAATAAAGTTTTCATATAAATGAGCATCCACATGATTTTGCATGAAAAACCGATGAGACAATCGGGTTAAAACGGCAAGTTCCATAAACAACTTGTAAATCGGCTGCCATTCCCGTTCAAAAGGCATTTGTTTATTTAACTTTTCCAACGCATTGTCCGCAATGTTGGAAAACAAAAAACTTGGAATTTCTACATCCTCATGAAAGTAGTATTGAAGCACTTCATCGGCCATTTTCAGCCAACTATCAGGAGTGCGGACGTTGGCGAGCGCCTCGAAATTAACGGTTTTCTTAGCCCTCCAGCTGCTCGCCCATTCTTGCACAGAATCGATATATTGATATAACGAAAGCAGCACGCTCACCTTATGACGGCACCAGCCATCCTGAGGGCATGAGCAGGAAATGGTGTCTCCTCGAAAATCCATGATCACTTCCGCTGTCCGCACATCCCTCACAGATGCGGTTAAAACGGAGAAAACTGAAACATATCGGTGGAAAACGACCGCCTGATTCCGAACAGCAAAAAGCGCCCGCCGAATAATTTCCTCATCTTCTGCTACCGATGGATGAAGTTCCCGTGCAACGATCTGTAATTTTTCGCGAATTAAGGATTCTTGTTCTCGCGCAACATTCGCAACTGATAACATGACAACATTCGCTCCTAAAAAAGTCTTATTTTTCATTATACCGCGACTCTTTATATTTGATAAGAGTGAACCTTTGAACATCTAAGAAAGAGAATTTTAAAAAACAGAACAAAATATTATGAATTTTTCGAAAAGATGTATAAAATGAAAGAAAATAGTATTAAAATTAGATGAAAGAAAAGGATGTTTCTTAAACGATTCCATTTTTTTACTTTTGTATAGAGGTTTTTCAAGACAGAAGAGGGCA encodes the following:
- a CDS encoding DEAD/DEAH box helicase; this encodes MKDLHVNPFAQVYQLVFEPLQQGLYSVRAFNNGRVVPAETFASIFFFQYEPNFFGLHAVVDGDGLIVTAAELLEVLSPKRKHPFAEFEGATDEDQKLLESLKAGQTLWNSPSLWDAVEIEDETLAVQVEDDFQQELLEKALEQKLKKHGLQISDVSSLIPFFKEGGWPLQNERSIGRLKVALRLNEPEESDDEWLLETVILSPSSAKHWTPAVRKRNLPIQEALPEKWKEYAEEIAQIQKQMVQLLGLYVDGEAFLHLPLSDAEVRTLLRDGFAKLTALGFEVILPAWLKELQKSKMRVRVSAQSSSTKSMAGLDDILSFRWELSIGGETISPEEFRKIVEEKREFVRIGNEWFRLDNDWMAKVRALMDKAEKENWTVKEFVFREIPEELLEPELDEEDSERDDPLFVFEMQRSLQAYVNQLQEKQGLPPVKVPESLKATLRPYQQQGYEWLVFMRSQGFGAILADDMGLGKTVQLISYLLYVYEFWQEKKPSLIVCPTSVLGNWQKELERFAPSLKVHTHYASGRLKGEAFHQFVEAEAPQVVLSTYGTISQDVEFLEDVDWAVVTLDEAQNIKNMHTQQSKAIRRLQGDHHIALTGTPIENRLAELWAIFDFIHRGYLGSFKKFQEEFIVPIERDDSERHKEILRAKIRPFLLRRTKNDPDLMLNLPDKQETKEFCPLTEEQAALYEGFIQDSLADLEKLSPFERKGKILQMLSKLKQLCNHPALYLKEPFGDADSMLARSVKLKRIVELTKEIVDGGEQCLIFTQYIGMGQLLQHCFFELYGWDVPFLTGSMRKEQRDQLVEAFQSGEFPVFLLSLKAGGTGLNLTAASHVLHADRWWNPAVENQATDRAYRIGQKQFVQVHKFITIGTIEEKVDQMLEMKSALSEELIQSSNWLTELDEEQLMELLNVPASVPKR